The Fusobacterium sp. DD2 genome contains a region encoding:
- a CDS encoding dihydroorotase family protein produces the protein MLVKNCKIYRDGKDEIVDILIENEKISKIAPGINSSDDETIDAMGNLVLPGIVDLHTHMRDPGLSHKEDFTTGSKGCAKGGVTTFIDMPNTSPAVITKKLLDEKKALLKGKSYVDYGFNFGGSKNDNSDEIKKITKDVAATKIFLNVSTGDMLVTDNTAIENIFKASKIVAVHAENEMVAKAITLSKKLDKPLYLCHLSTKEEVEMLREAKKEGLKVYGEVTPHHLFLNTDTINNVENGDMLLRTKPELKSKEDNIALWNALADGTIDTIGTDHAPHLISEKLAKLTFGMPSVEFSLELMLNGVKDGKITMERLIDAMCTRPAEIMKIKNKGKIEVGYDGDLVIVDEKDNSKIKKEDVVSKAEWTPYEGFVRGGKVLTTILRGKIIYLNNKFNGLYGREISYE, from the coding sequence ATGTTAGTAAAAAACTGTAAAATTTATAGAGATGGAAAAGATGAAATTGTTGATATTTTAATTGAAAATGAAAAGATATCTAAAATTGCACCAGGTATAAATAGTTCAGATGATGAGACAATAGATGCAATGGGAAATCTTGTTCTTCCTGGAATAGTTGATCTGCATACACATATGAGAGATCCTGGATTATCACATAAGGAAGATTTTACTACTGGTAGTAAAGGGTGTGCTAAAGGTGGAGTTACTACCTTTATAGATATGCCTAATACATCTCCAGCAGTGATAACTAAAAAGTTATTAGATGAAAAGAAAGCATTATTAAAAGGTAAATCATATGTTGATTATGGTTTTAACTTTGGTGGAAGTAAAAATGATAACAGTGATGAGATAAAAAAAATAACAAAAGATGTTGCAGCAACTAAGATATTTTTAAATGTATCTACAGGAGATATGCTTGTAACTGATAACACAGCAATAGAAAATATTTTTAAAGCATCTAAAATAGTTGCAGTTCATGCAGAGAATGAGATGGTAGCTAAGGCTATAACACTTTCTAAAAAACTTGATAAGCCTCTATATCTATGCCACCTTTCTACTAAAGAGGAAGTTGAAATGTTAAGAGAGGCAAAGAAAGAGGGACTTAAGGTATATGGAGAGGTAACTCCACATCATCTGTTTTTAAACACAGATACAATTAATAATGTTGAAAATGGAGATATGCTTTTAAGAACTAAACCAGAATTAAAAAGTAAAGAGGATAATATTGCTCTTTGGAATGCTTTAGCAGATGGTACAATTGATACTATAGGAACAGACCATGCACCACATCTTATAAGCGAAAAATTAGCAAAGCTAACATTCGGAATGCCAAGTGTAGAATTTTCATTAGAACTTATGTTAAATGGTGTTAAAGATGGAAAAATAACTATGGAACGCCTTATAGATGCAATGTGTACAAGACCTGCTGAAATAATGAAAATAAAGAATAAAGGTAAGATTGAAGTAGGATATGATGGAGATCTTGTAATAGTTGATGAAAAAGATAATAGTAAAATAAAGAAGGAAGATGTAGTATCAAAGGCTGAATGGACACCTTATGAAGGATTTGTAAGAGGGGGAAAAGTTTTAACTACAATACTTAGAGGAAAAATAATATATTTAAATAATAAATTTAATGGATTATACGGGAGGGAAATAAGCTATGAATAG
- the pyrF gene encoding orotidine-5'-phosphate decarboxylase, with protein sequence MYNAKDRMIVALDYSETSEAIALVEKLGDGATFYKVGLELFLNSKGKIIEYLAGKNKKIFLDLKFHDIPNTTAMASIFAAKQNVFMFNVHASGGKKMMTKVAQETKRVNENNLVIGVTVLTSLSEEDVAETFNSKFSLKELAMNLASLAKQSGLDGVVCSPWEAKDIKEVCGKEFKTVCPGVRPKWAATNDQQRIMTPKDAIKNGCDFLVVGRPITKNENPVNAAKMIEMEIEEGMKEAGLC encoded by the coding sequence ATGTATAACGCAAAAGATAGAATGATAGTTGCACTGGATTATTCAGAGACTTCTGAAGCAATAGCATTGGTTGAAAAATTAGGTGATGGAGCAACTTTTTATAAGGTAGGTCTTGAGCTTTTTCTAAACTCAAAAGGGAAGATAATAGAGTATCTAGCTGGAAAAAATAAGAAGATTTTTCTTGATTTAAAATTCCATGATATTCCAAATACAACAGCAATGGCGTCTATTTTTGCTGCAAAACAAAATGTATTTATGTTTAATGTCCATGCCAGTGGTGGAAAAAAGATGATGACAAAGGTAGCACAGGAGACTAAAAGAGTAAATGAAAATAATCTTGTAATAGGTGTTACTGTTCTTACAAGTTTGTCTGAAGAGGATGTTGCAGAGACATTTAATTCTAAATTCTCTTTAAAAGAACTTGCAATGAACCTTGCATCACTTGCAAAACAATCTGGCCTTGATGGAGTTGTATGTTCTCCTTGGGAAGCAAAAGATATAAAAGAAGTATGTGGAAAAGAGTTTAAAACTGTATGTCCTGGAGTAAGACCTAAATGGGCTGCAACAAATGACCAGCAAAGAATAATGACACCAAAAGATGCTATAAAAAATGGATGTGATTTTTTAGTAGTAGGTCGTCCAATTACTAAAAATGAAAATCCTGTAAATGCAGCTAAAATGATAGAAATGGAAATAGAAGAGGGAATGAAAGAGGCAGGGCTATGTTAG
- a CDS encoding dihydroorotate dehydrogenase codes for MSSLGINFLGVDFKNPLVTSSGCFGFGMEYKDYFDPNILGGIGIKGLTLEPRDGNYGTRIAETPSGMLNCVGLENPGIEYFKKVTLPLMKKEGINTNIIANINGSTIEDYIKIAKEVENIPEIKIIELNISCPNVKDGGMAFGANPEVAGRVTKEVRNVTTKPLVVKLSPNVTDIAGIAKIVEENGADAISLINTVLGMAIDIRSKKPLLGNTFGGLSGPAVKPIALRMVYQVYKAVKIPIIGMGGIASPEDALEFIMAGATLVSVGSVIFPNPLLPVEIIEGMEKYCKDNGIANISELIGIVHR; via the coding sequence ATGAGCAGTTTAGGAATAAATTTTTTAGGAGTTGATTTTAAAAATCCATTAGTAACATCATCTGGATGCTTTGGATTTGGAATGGAATATAAGGATTATTTTGATCCTAATATTTTAGGAGGAATAGGAATAAAAGGTCTTACATTGGAACCAAGAGATGGAAACTATGGGACAAGAATAGCTGAAACTCCATCTGGTATGTTAAATTGTGTTGGACTTGAAAATCCTGGAATTGAGTACTTTAAAAAAGTAACTTTACCTTTGATGAAAAAAGAGGGAATTAATACAAATATAATAGCTAATATAAATGGAAGTACAATAGAAGACTATATTAAAATAGCAAAAGAGGTAGAAAATATACCTGAGATTAAAATTATTGAGCTTAATATCTCTTGTCCAAATGTAAAAGATGGAGGGATGGCATTTGGTGCAAATCCAGAGGTTGCAGGAAGGGTAACGAAAGAGGTAAGAAATGTAACTACTAAACCTTTAGTAGTAAAATTATCTCCAAATGTTACAGATATTGCTGGAATTGCAAAAATTGTTGAAGAAAATGGAGCAGATGCAATATCTCTAATCAATACTGTGCTTGGAATGGCAATAGATATAAGAAGTAAAAAACCACTTTTAGGAAATACATTTGGAGGTCTTTCAGGTCCAGCTGTAAAACCTATTGCACTGAGAATGGTATATCAGGTATATAAAGCTGTTAAAATTCCTATTATTGGAATGGGAGGTATAGCTTCTCCAGAAGATGCACTTGAATTTATAATGGCTGGAGCAACTCTTGTATCTGTTGGATCTGTAATTTTTCCTAATCCACTGTTACCAGTAGAGATAATAGAGGGAATGGAAAAATATTGTAAAGACAATGGAATAGCTAATATAAGTGAATTAATTGGAATTGTACATAGATAA
- a CDS encoding dihydroorotate dehydrogenase electron transfer subunit, translating to MFLEDCKILENVEVAKNMYLMKLKGTKAIPETVSGQFFMLQCKNSGVFLRRPISIHYINKKESVLEFYYEVKGKGTKDLSAAKTGDYINIQGPLGNGFIKEGTGKKVLVIGGGMGIAPMKYLLEELNNLGSNITFIAGGRNRGALKILDNIDLKGIITHITTDDGSQGTHGRVDMKMRELLEKERYDLVYTCGPEKMMESVAKIATENNIKCFVSLEARMACGVKACVGCSIKTKDGMKKVCHDGPVFDSTIIVEMNPKEKTETCCGN from the coding sequence ATGTTTCTAGAAGATTGTAAAATTTTAGAGAATGTTGAAGTGGCAAAAAATATGTATCTGATGAAGTTAAAAGGAACAAAGGCAATACCTGAAACTGTTTCAGGACAATTTTTTATGCTACAGTGTAAAAATAGTGGAGTATTCTTAAGAAGACCAATCAGCATTCACTATATAAATAAGAAGGAATCAGTTTTAGAATTCTATTATGAGGTAAAAGGAAAGGGAACTAAAGACCTTTCTGCAGCTAAAACAGGAGATTATATAAATATTCAAGGACCTTTAGGAAATGGTTTTATTAAAGAGGGTACTGGGAAAAAAGTTTTAGTAATTGGTGGTGGAATGGGAATAGCACCTATGAAATATCTGCTTGAGGAACTTAATAACCTTGGTTCAAATATCACCTTTATAGCTGGTGGAAGAAACAGAGGAGCTTTAAAAATACTTGATAATATAGATTTGAAAGGGATAATTACTCATATTACTACTGATGATGGAAGCCAAGGTACACATGGAAGAGTGGACATGAAAATGAGAGAGCTTTTAGAAAAAGAGAGATATGATTTAGTATATACATGTGGTCCTGAAAAGATGATGGAAAGCGTTGCTAAGATTGCAACTGAAAATAATATAAAGTGCTTTGTATCTTTAGAAGCAAGAATGGCATGTGGTGTAAAAGCCTGTGTAGGATGCTCAATTAAGACAAAAGATGGAATGAAAAAAGTGTGTCACGATGGTCCAGTGTTTGATTCAACAATAATAGTAGAGATGAATCCAAAAGAAAAGACAGAAACATGTTGTGGAAATTAG
- the pyrB gene encoding aspartate carbamoyltransferase — MKNFISIKELEKEEILEVLDVAEKLVQNPNPELLNGKIVGSLFFEPSTRTRLSFTSAAYRIGAKVLGFESPDATSLKKGESLRDTIKIVEAYSDVIVMRHKIEGAARFAASVSKHPVINAGDGANEHPSQTLLDLFTIRKELGRLDNIKIAFVGDLKYGRTVHSLTKALEHFKPEFYFVAPESIQIPDYILKELDEVGIPYHIADKYEPILKEIDVLYMTRIQRERFDSIEDYNKVSGVYKISKKDIEGKCQDHMIILHPLPRVDEIDIDLDDSKHALYFKQAANGVPVREAMYALALAGSSLDIKKDKDEIEYNDKVVCSNPKCVTHFEKTENKVIVTKHGKYCYYCGKEIK; from the coding sequence ATGAAAAATTTTATATCCATTAAAGAACTTGAAAAAGAAGAGATACTTGAAGTATTAGATGTTGCAGAAAAATTAGTGCAAAATCCTAATCCAGAACTGTTAAATGGGAAAATAGTTGGAAGTCTTTTTTTCGAACCATCTACAAGAACAAGATTATCATTTACATCAGCAGCATATAGAATAGGAGCTAAGGTTCTTGGATTTGAATCACCAGATGCTACATCACTGAAAAAAGGTGAGTCCCTAAGAGATACTATAAAAATAGTTGAAGCTTATTCAGATGTAATTGTCATGAGACATAAAATAGAAGGTGCTGCAAGATTTGCTGCATCTGTATCTAAACATCCAGTTATAAATGCTGGAGATGGAGCAAATGAACATCCTAGTCAGACACTTCTTGACCTTTTCACAATAAGAAAAGAATTAGGAAGACTTGATAATATAAAAATTGCCTTTGTTGGAGATCTTAAATATGGAAGAACAGTTCATTCATTAACAAAAGCATTGGAACATTTTAAACCTGAGTTTTATTTTGTAGCACCAGAATCAATACAGATTCCAGATTATATATTGAAGGAATTAGATGAAGTTGGAATTCCATATCATATAGCAGATAAATATGAGCCGATACTTAAAGAGATAGATGTTCTATATATGACTAGAATTCAAAGAGAAAGATTTGACAGCATAGAGGATTATAATAAAGTATCTGGTGTATATAAAATATCAAAGAAAGATATTGAAGGAAAATGTCAGGATCATATGATTATATTACACCCTTTACCAAGAGTAGATGAAATTGATATTGATTTAGATGATTCAAAACATGCCTTATATTTTAAACAGGCAGCTAATGGAGTCCCTGTAAGAGAAGCTATGTATGCACTAGCTCTTGCTGGAAGTTCATTGGATATAAAGAAAGATAAAGATGAGATAGAATATAACGATAAAGTTGTATGCAGTAACCCAAAATGTGTTACTCATTTTGAAAAGACAGAGAATAAAGTTATTGTAACAAAACATGGTAAATATTGTTATTACTGCGGGAAAGAAATAAAGTAA
- a CDS encoding thiamine ABC transporter substrate-binding protein has translation MKKILLGCLFLGTGLMLNAEEVVVYGPSSMKWIGKKYGPIFEKKTGDTIKFVSIDGLVGRLKLEKKNPKADVVVGLTELTTEISRRENLILPYVPKNIGNIAKEEFKMDSNYVVPIDYGYLAINYNKQEIKNPPKNLEELGKLSKKLLVENPMVSNTGRETLQWSIALYGKDWIKFWKALKPAIYATEAGWTEAFSKFTVGEAPMMIGYATSNLFFTGEDADKYDSFLLEDGTFMYQEGASLINKKEVKPAAKKFMEEILSDEFQDLVVKKNYMFPVTNVKLTEDFSRVPVPSKSVKLTKDQIDLIIDNIDGYKNELVEFLKK, from the coding sequence ATGAAGAAGATTTTATTAGGATGTTTATTTTTAGGAACTGGGCTTATGCTTAATGCTGAAGAGGTTGTAGTGTATGGTCCAAGTTCAATGAAATGGATTGGGAAAAAATATGGACCAATATTTGAAAAGAAAACTGGAGATACTATTAAATTTGTATCTATTGATGGATTAGTTGGAAGATTAAAACTTGAAAAGAAAAATCCAAAAGCTGACGTAGTAGTTGGATTGACAGAGCTTACAACAGAGATATCAAGAAGAGAAAATCTAATACTTCCATATGTTCCAAAAAATATTGGAAATATAGCAAAAGAAGAATTTAAAATGGATAGTAACTATGTAGTTCCTATTGACTATGGTTATTTAGCTATTAACTATAACAAACAGGAGATAAAAAATCCACCAAAAAATCTTGAGGAATTAGGAAAATTAAGTAAAAAACTTTTAGTAGAAAATCCAATGGTATCAAATACTGGAAGAGAGACTTTACAATGGAGTATAGCTCTTTATGGAAAAGATTGGATAAAATTCTGGAAGGCATTAAAGCCAGCTATTTATGCTACAGAAGCAGGATGGACAGAAGCTTTTTCTAAATTTACTGTAGGAGAAGCTCCAATGATGATAGGTTATGCAACTAGTAATCTTTTCTTTACAGGTGAAGATGCAGATAAATATGATAGTTTCTTATTAGAGGATGGAACATTTATGTATCAGGAAGGTGCTTCTCTTATTAATAAGAAAGAAGTTAAACCTGCAGCTAAAAAATTTATGGAAGAGATCTTAAGTGATGAATTCCAGGATTTAGTTGTTAAGAAAAATTATATGTTCCCAGTTACAAATGTAAAATTAACTGAGGATTTTTCAAGAGTTCCAGTTCCATCAAAAAGTGTAAAATTAACAAAAGACCAGATAGACCTTATTATAGATAATATAGATGGATATAAAAATGAACTTGTAGAATTTTTAAAAAAATAA
- a CDS encoding Crp/Fnr family transcriptional regulator, which yields MNNNISDKIKIFRTLSKETIDKILACSKIKEYKKDDMVFSEKEVLKELYFIVEGVVSIYKPNKMDDGKKVVYIFGNGEILNEMALDNKPSLISCELLTDGKILIINKEDFRKIMHNDIALCEAVINSLIIKQKRTIHQLKNMSSKTVDMLLAFKLWKLAKDFGKKTEEGVEIDFDLPVKYLAEFLGNKRETVSRQIKVLTNKNLIKTNKKRFIILDSQKLINYFRGVEK from the coding sequence TTGAATAATAATATAAGTGATAAAATTAAAATTTTTAGAACATTAAGCAAAGAAACTATAGATAAAATTTTAGCGTGTTCTAAAATTAAAGAATATAAGAAAGATGATATGGTTTTTTCTGAAAAAGAGGTACTTAAAGAACTATATTTTATAGTTGAAGGAGTTGTTTCTATATATAAACCAAATAAGATGGACGATGGTAAAAAAGTTGTTTATATATTTGGTAATGGAGAGATACTAAATGAAATGGCACTGGATAACAAACCTTCTCTTATTAGTTGTGAGCTTTTAACTGATGGTAAGATTCTTATTATCAATAAAGAGGATTTCAGAAAGATAATGCATAATGATATTGCACTATGTGAAGCTGTAATCAACTCTTTAATTATCAAACAAAAAAGAACAATTCACCAATTAAAAAATATGTCTTCTAAAACAGTAGATATGCTACTTGCTTTTAAACTATGGAAACTGGCTAAAGACTTCGGTAAGAAAACAGAAGAAGGAGTCGAAATTGATTTCGATTTACCAGTAAAATATTTAGCAGAATTCCTTGGAAATAAAAGAGAAACAGTCTCAAGACAGATAAAAGTACTAACAAATAAAAATCTTATAAAAACCAATAAGAAAAGATTTATTATATTAGATTCACAAAAACTTATAAATTATTTCCGTGGTGTTGAAAAATAA
- a CDS encoding sirohydrochlorin cobaltochelatase gives MRTLTKLFLGSALLLNGVIAMAHSDGAYDHSDFFKGMDKNDKAAIMMVHFGTTFDDTRALTIDRINEKVAKKFKNADVKEAYTSRIIMRRLKARGIEKPNPQEVLDQLKAQGYTHVLVQGTNIMNGTENENLNKEVEKYSKNFKDIRVGNPLLTSPEDYKEVAKAIAKKIGPLKPHQGVVLVGHGTEHSGGSAYAAMDYVFNAEGLGNYVVGTVEGYPEFDDVVRELKKKGIKDVILMPFMFVAGDHANNDIAGEWNEDLQKAGFTVSKVIIAGLGQNEDIQDIYLKHIDFITHHKAVDMAAKKVHYSTEKD, from the coding sequence ATGAGAACACTTACGAAACTATTTTTAGGTTCAGCATTATTATTAAACGGAGTGATTGCTATGGCACATTCAGATGGAGCTTATGATCACAGCGATTTCTTCAAAGGAATGGACAAAAACGACAAAGCTGCTATAATGATGGTACACTTTGGTACTACTTTTGATGATACTAGAGCACTTACAATAGACAGAATCAATGAAAAAGTAGCAAAAAAATTCAAAAATGCAGATGTTAAAGAAGCTTATACTTCAAGAATCATCATGAGAAGATTAAAAGCTAGAGGAATTGAAAAACCAAACCCTCAAGAAGTTTTAGATCAATTAAAAGCTCAAGGATACACTCATGTATTAGTTCAAGGAACTAACATCATGAATGGTACAGAAAACGAAAACTTAAACAAAGAAGTTGAAAAATACTCTAAAAACTTCAAAGACATCAGAGTTGGAAACCCATTATTAACTTCACCAGAAGATTACAAAGAAGTTGCAAAAGCAATTGCTAAAAAAATTGGACCATTGAAACCTCACCAAGGTGTTGTTTTAGTAGGACACGGAACTGAACATTCAGGTGGATCAGCTTACGCTGCAATGGATTATGTATTCAACGCTGAAGGATTAGGAAACTATGTAGTAGGAACAGTAGAAGGATACCCAGAATTTGACGACGTAGTTAGAGAACTTAAGAAAAAAGGTATAAAAGATGTTATCTTAATGCCATTCATGTTTGTTGCAGGAGACCATGCTAACAACGATATCGCTGGAGAATGGAATGAAGATCTTCAAAAAGCTGGATTTACAGTATCTAAAGTTATAATCGCTGGATTAGGACAAAACGAAGATATCCAAGATATCTACTTAAAACACATCGACTTTATAACTCACCACAAAGCTGTAGATATGGCTGCTAAAAAAGTTCACTACTCAACTGAAAAAGACTAA
- a CDS encoding dicarboxylate/amino acid:cation symporter — protein sequence MGTQKKSLWDSYKFSIILIGAIIIGSMIGLKFGERAKVLKPFGDLFINGMFTIVVPLVLVTISSSIASMTDMKRLGNVLKSLLLVFVSTGLVAGLIILVVVNMFPPAQGVSLHLTATEALKPFQTGEQIVKAITVSDFPELISRKNMLPLIIFSIAFGICVNLVGEKGKIVRDGLSSLAEIFLKMISLLMYYAPIGLGAYFAALVGEYGGQLIGSYTRAMIIYYPLCFAYFIIIFPIYGYISAGKEGVKGMKYLISPALTSLATQSSIATLPVNLEAAENIGVPKDIREIVLPIGATAHMDGTVFSSILKISFLFGVFGVPFTGIETYISAICLSVIGGVVMSGVPGGGLIGEMLIVTMYGFPPEAFPIIATIGYLVDPPATMINATGDTVAAMLVSRLVEGKNWIKKKA from the coding sequence ATGGGAACACAGAAAAAAAGTTTATGGGACTCTTATAAGTTTTCGATTATACTTATAGGAGCAATTATAATTGGAAGTATGATAGGATTAAAATTTGGAGAGAGAGCAAAGGTATTAAAACCTTTTGGGGATCTTTTTATAAATGGTATGTTTACTATAGTAGTGCCGCTTGTTTTAGTTACTATAAGTAGTTCTATAGCAAGTATGACAGATATGAAAAGACTTGGAAATGTATTAAAAAGTCTGCTTTTAGTCTTTGTTTCTACAGGACTTGTTGCAGGGCTTATAATACTGGTAGTAGTAAATATGTTTCCACCTGCTCAGGGTGTATCGTTGCACCTAACAGCAACAGAGGCATTAAAGCCATTTCAGACAGGGGAACAGATAGTTAAAGCTATTACAGTATCAGATTTTCCAGAGCTTATTTCAAGAAAAAATATGTTACCGTTGATTATTTTCTCAATAGCTTTTGGAATATGTGTAAATCTAGTTGGAGAAAAGGGAAAAATAGTTAGAGATGGACTTAGTTCGTTAGCTGAAATATTTCTTAAAATGATAAGTCTTTTAATGTATTATGCACCTATTGGACTTGGAGCTTATTTCGCAGCACTTGTTGGAGAGTATGGAGGACAGCTTATTGGATCTTATACAAGAGCAATGATAATCTATTATCCATTATGTTTTGCATATTTTATTATTATCTTTCCAATATATGGATATATATCAGCAGGTAAAGAGGGAGTTAAAGGGATGAAATATCTGATTTCACCAGCACTTACTTCTCTTGCTACTCAAAGTAGTATAGCAACTTTACCAGTAAATCTAGAGGCTGCAGAAAATATAGGTGTACCTAAAGATATAAGAGAGATAGTACTTCCAATTGGAGCAACAGCACATATGGATGGAACAGTATTCAGTTCAATTTTAAAGATTTCATTTTTATTTGGAGTTTTTGGAGTTCCATTTACAGGAATAGAAACATATATAAGTGCAATCTGCCTTTCAGTAATAGGTGGAGTGGTAATGTCAGGTGTACCTGGTGGAGGACTTATAGGAGAGATGCTTATAGTAACAATGTACGGATTCCCTCCAGAAGCTTTTCCTATAATTGCAACTATTGGATATTTAGTAGATCCACCTGCTACAATGATAAATGCTACTGGTGATACTGTTGCAGCAATGTTAGTATCAAGACTTGTAGAAGGTAAGAACTGGATTAAGAAAAAAGCATAA
- a CDS encoding serine hydrolase, whose amino-acid sequence MLSEKSINNILTGYKGTFGIYISDWNGNKILKNENRKFMSASLIKLYILLALDEDFLSNEIIIDESKKVDGGVLFKLKSKIKLSIEDLAMLMIAYSDNSATNILIDYLGMDRINTVIKDYGFEGTALNRKMMDFEAKKEGLDNYTTPGDVYKVLLLLLKNKRYSNFLKSQEINTKLSLYLSENEEFGFYHKTGELLNTEHDAGRIIYGDRFIDAVVFVENAQSNMEAIEIHNKIGKILIEELKK is encoded by the coding sequence ATGTTAAGTGAAAAGAGTATAAATAATATCTTAACTGGCTACAAAGGAACATTTGGAATATACATAAGTGACTGGAATGGAAATAAAATTTTAAAAAATGAAAATAGAAAGTTCATGTCAGCTAGCCTAATAAAACTGTATATCCTACTTGCCTTAGATGAAGATTTTTTATCCAATGAAATTATAATTGATGAGAGTAAAAAAGTAGATGGTGGAGTGCTGTTTAAACTTAAAAGCAAAATAAAATTATCTATAGAAGATTTAGCAATGCTTATGATTGCATATAGTGATAACAGTGCTACAAATATTTTAATTGATTATCTTGGAATGGATAGGATAAATACAGTTATTAAGGATTATGGATTTGAAGGGACAGCACTTAATCGTAAGATGATGGATTTTGAAGCTAAAAAAGAGGGACTTGATAACTATACCACTCCTGGTGATGTTTATAAAGTTCTTTTATTACTTCTTAAAAATAAGAGATATAGCAATTTCCTCAAGTCACAGGAGATAAATACAAAACTTTCTCTATATCTTAGTGAAAATGAAGAGTTTGGATTTTATCATAAGACAGGAGAACTTTTAAATACAGAGCATGATGCAGGAAGAATTATCTATGGTGACAGATTTATTGATGCTGTTGTATTTGTAGAAAATGCACAGAGTAATATGGAAGCTATAGAGATACATAATAAAATTGGAAAAATATTGATTGAAGAATTAAAAAAATAA